A genomic segment from Alteribacillus bidgolensis encodes:
- a CDS encoding helix-turn-helix domain-containing protein, protein MAKYSEQFKLMVVREYQEGYLGYDMLAKKHCMTNSSPIKRWVKLYEKFGIEGLKRIRQKKVYSVQFKLDVLSFMKRTGSSETETAL, encoded by the coding sequence ATGGCTAAATATAGTGAACAATTTAAGTTAATGGTAGTAAGAGAATATCAAGAGGGTTATTTGGGATATGACATGTTGGCTAAGAAGCATTGCATGACAAACAGTTCACCAATTAAAAGGTGGGTGAAACTATACGAGAAATTTGGGATAGAAGGATTAAAAAGGATACGACAAAAGAAAGTTTATTCTGTTCAATTCAAGCTGGATGTATTAAGCTTTATGAAGAGAACAGGTTCTTCAGAAACGGAAACAGCCCTTTAG
- a CDS encoding DUF4956 domain-containing protein — translation MNQFMNEIRDFSDLTTRAVVLEGLAAIGLSFILSLIITFLYKKTHKSGRYSQSFVHTIIIMSVVVAIIMIVIGNNIAVAFGLVGAFSIIRFRSAMSDPKDIAFIFFGMAAGISCGLGFYALAVMFTIVLSILIYVLFVFDYGGIKGSYKSLKITIPENMHYENVFDDIFEEYLEYHQLNMVETTNLGTMYQLTYLIAKKEGISDKDLMDAIRERNSNLKVAVGMVN, via the coding sequence ATGAATCAATTTATGAATGAAATTCGCGATTTTTCAGATTTAACCACCAGAGCAGTAGTGTTAGAAGGCCTTGCTGCTATTGGGCTTAGTTTTATACTTAGTTTGATCATTACCTTTTTGTATAAAAAAACACATAAAAGCGGACGCTACTCTCAATCCTTTGTGCATACGATTATCATTATGTCCGTTGTTGTCGCCATTATTATGATTGTTATCGGCAATAACATCGCCGTTGCTTTCGGTCTAGTTGGTGCCTTCTCTATTATACGCTTTAGAAGTGCGATGAGTGATCCAAAGGATATTGCGTTTATCTTTTTTGGCATGGCAGCCGGTATTTCCTGCGGACTCGGCTTTTATGCACTGGCGGTTATGTTTACTATTGTTTTATCGATATTAATTTATGTTTTATTTGTATTCGACTATGGCGGAATCAAAGGGTCATACAAATCTTTAAAAATAACGATTCCGGAGAACATGCATTATGAAAACGTATTTGATGATATTTTTGAAGAATACTTAGAATATCATCAACTGAACATGGTAGAAACGACGAACCTCGGTACCATGTATCAACTCACTTACTTGATTGCCAAAAAAGAAGGAATCAGCGACAAAGATTTAATGGATGCGATCCGAGAAAGAAACTCCAATCTTAAAGTTGCCGTTGGTATGGTAAACTAA
- a CDS encoding polyphosphate polymerase domain-containing protein translates to MLSNEIFQRYELKYLIPFEKYQEIAKQLTANGKLRYDKFGDGFGCYNIVSLYFDSDDKKIYYETRNKLRFRQKLRLRIYDDATINSPSFLEIKQKFNKVVNKRRTKIKLADAYEYLKYGNQQGDLRDYEPSNPQIMNEVESFRSLYELKPRVVVSYDRQAFHGVEDSDLRVTFDYNLMARDNNLHIEDGPGSTYFVNPNLVVMEVKVSQSVPFWLSRMLSEFECPRRSVSKFCTSIDLMEEMQQSREQSVNENLKSLIV, encoded by the coding sequence ATGCTTTCAAATGAAATTTTTCAGAGGTATGAATTAAAGTATCTTATCCCATTTGAAAAATACCAGGAAATTGCAAAACAACTCACGGCAAATGGTAAATTGCGCTACGACAAATTCGGTGATGGATTTGGCTGTTACAATATTGTAAGTCTTTATTTTGATTCCGATGATAAGAAAATTTATTATGAAACCCGCAATAAATTAAGATTCCGCCAGAAGCTTCGTCTCCGTATTTATGATGATGCCACCATAAACAGCCCTTCCTTTTTGGAAATTAAACAAAAGTTTAACAAGGTGGTTAATAAGCGCAGAACCAAAATAAAATTAGCAGACGCCTATGAATATTTGAAATATGGTAATCAACAAGGTGATTTACGAGATTATGAACCTTCTAACCCGCAGATTATGAACGAAGTAGAATCATTTCGCAGCTTGTACGAATTAAAGCCGCGAGTGGTGGTAAGCTATGACCGCCAGGCTTTTCACGGTGTAGAAGATTCTGATCTGCGCGTAACCTTTGATTATAATTTGATGGCACGGGATAATAACCTTCACATTGAGGACGGTCCGGGGAGCACTTATTTTGTTAATCCTAACTTAGTCGTTATGGAAGTCAAAGTTTCACAAAGTGTTCCTTTTTGGCTGTCAAGAATGCTAAGTGAATTTGAATGTCCGCGGCGCAGTGTTTCTAAATTCTGTACCAGTATTGATCTCATGGAAGAAATGCAGCAGTCCCGCGAGCAATCTGTAAATGAAAACCTTAAGTCTTTAATTGTGTAA